The nucleotide sequence aggaagaggcagtggggggcCAGAGGCAGAGGACAGATCATACAGAAAAGGCAGGCTAGAGCCAGCAGGGCCGCAGCTCTTGCCAGTAACAGGCCCCTGCGCAAAGCTCCCCCCATCGAGGGCTCGTTCTTCCTTGGTGTGGAGTTATTTTAAGGTGTGCACAAACAACACATTGAGCGCTGTTTGCTCACTGTGTCATTCCAAGTTGATTAGGGGCTCTGAAAATAGTAACCTGAGTGACCACCACTGATATGCAGCGGCACTAAGGTGGTCTTGTGAAATCTCTTGGCTGGCAAGATGCAAAATTTTGAAGTCAAGCAGTGGAGACTGAATCCTTCTGCGACCTGATGGTGGCCGCAGCACCTCAACATTCCGTCCCTAGCTGTCACTACTTTTCCCATTGTGCAGTGTACTGGTCAGTGTACTGCAATGCAAAGGTCCAGTTGACCACCAAAACGTGGACAAGAATGCTACATCTCCCCGAAGGCACACTGGGTCAATGTAGTGGAGGCGGGAAAAGGGTGGCACCCAGGGGCAGGCTACCTGCTACCCACACTCAAGATTTCGGGCCCTGGTTCTGTCAGGGTTTCCGCAGCCCTTTCAGACAGCTCAGagaacccctcctcctccttgtgGTGTGGTCTTCTGAAATCACTTTTCATAAATTATACATGTTTAACAAAGTCTACAAAATAAAAAGCTTTTAACAGCGACCAAAACCACGCCAGACATTGTTACATGGTGTACACTACTGAACACGTGAAGTGCAATTGACAAAACTTCAATAAAatctgtgataaaaaaaaaaaaaaggcccctaaAAAGTGATTTAGTGTGTGACAGGGCTGGGCTAATGGAGGAATTCAAATGTGGCAGACTAAATGCAGAAATTTCCAGGGAAATTTCTTTACTGTGGGTACTGTATCCAATTTAGTCAGAACAAACCACACAACGAGTGATTTGTGGAGAAGCGGTTAGTCACATGATGccaggaatgttaccccaactgcagAAAGTAGTAAGGGGGGTATCATGTCCTAGCCCTGTTcagtctagtaacttaaaaagaTGTAAATTATTGAGTTATCTGCGGCTCACAGGATGCAGTCACTGACTTCTTCTGCTCCATCCTCTATGACCTGTTTCCACCAGTGGCGTTTCGgcatagttgatttaaaaaaaaaaaaaaaaaaagaagaattagAACCCTGCGTTGAGCCTTCCATAAATTGAATTTGAGTCCCTTTAGGTAAACTCTCCCAGTATTGAAATGGACACCCCTGGGTTGAGTCTTGTGCCATTTtacccttaaatttttttttattaatggccCATTAAGCCAGTGGTTAAGGAGGAGGAAATGAGCTGAACCATGCACTTCATACACTTGGTTGGGTTGATAGGGGTGCATTGGAATTGTCTGTCAGAGCTTGAGACCACACATGGCACTTCATTTTGATAAACGTCAGCACTGTCAGTTACCCGTGATAATGCCCCCGGCTGCGTTGAATAACCTCTCAGAGAGAACactggcggcagggcaggccagcacctcctagGCGTAGAGGTACAGTTCCAGCCATGTGTCCAGCTTGGACTCCCTTTCATTGTAGGGCGAAGAGGGATTGGGGAGGACAGGATTACGGTTGGGCAGGTACTCACTCAACACTTGTCCCTTTTCCCTCCTGCTCCTAATAGGCCTCGCTGTGGTGGAAGTTTTCTCATGGAGCGCCATGGGGTGAGTCCCACACCTTCGAGAGTGTTCCCCTGATGGCTGTGGAGTGCACTATAACTCAGTTGATGGCTATATGGCTAAATACGGTATACAGCtagtatacaggtataagggGGCCCGATCAATcagtgaaaatcatgtgaaaatcaaaactcgcatgcaaaaatcgcaccaaacacgcagcgataaatacgcagcgatacggtacgtgggaaggcacccttaaagcaaagcaaattttcccataagaaattagaatgcagacaattggttccacaccctaaactaatgattttttaaaattctgaataacatgtaaaacaaatgaagcaaacattcagaaacagcagaatctgtgatattataagttactgtacagtaatggagaggatgggaaacacaagggctgacagagactgcagggagcatgaaggaatgagcaggacagatgtgggcacatacatgcagcactctctgtccggggagagaggggttacagctatggagagattaccccccccccacagtcctgtcccctgatgtaagccccagcctgaagtggatctgctatgatttggaaggtgagggagacttcccgggtcagagtatagtgctataggccccgctatgcagatcattctcccccctcccacccagtacagggagctcttatctTGGGTTTTCGAACGAATCGTCTGCGTTTCAGTTATTTTTTTAAGGGAAAATTAGCTTTGATAtacaagtgatttggattacatgcACATTCCAGCAATGAATTATACTCAtgatccaaggtttcactgtatagcTTATGGCAGAATGTAGCAGTAGTACAGCACTGGGACTCTTTTTTTAAGGGGTTTTCTGGCCAAAGTTGACTGACTGGTTGATCGGCAGGGTGCCGACACGTGGCGCCTGTGCCAATTACTTGCTTGGTGCCACATTACACAGTAAAGGAGGCTGGAAGCAGTTTGTCTCTGTTAACTGTGTAGCTATGGTGTCCTGTAGGTATTCAGTTTAATGGGATCTGAGTTATAGGTTGCCACTGTTTGTTGCCCTATTTACTGTGTAGTCTGGGTGTTGAACACCTGATCAATGGGGTGCCTGGTGTTCAGCAGGTCATGAGCTATTCTGTGGATAAATAGtctatatgtatagaacctacccatcatccgtCCCACTTACCTCCGTTCATCCCCtctttggttgaacttgatggacatgtgtctttatTCAACCATACTAACTATGTAGCAATGTatgtaacatgctcttacctccctggctccagcgctggtggctgcataccgtCACTCCGTCCCCCGGGTCCCCAgctgctttctggtctgagcagggacccgggtCATGACGTGTGAGGTCCGCTCTGCAAGTCAACGACCGAGGCGGTGGCCCAAGCATGTCATTTCTGTTCCTCCCCaacacttgttaaaaaaaatatctttgcCTTGACTTCTCCCTTAAGCTATCTTTACTCTCTACACTAGTGAATAGGCAGAGCTTTGCTGTAGACCCCATTAAAGTGATAGGGCTGGAGACTGATAGAGATATTGggagatatttatcaaacatggtgtaatgtgaaactggctcagattccacctttcattcctcagactctttggaaaatgaaaggtggaatctgattggttgctaggggcgactgagccagtttcacgttaaaccatgtttcataaatctcccccattgtacctACTAAAATACTTAGCAATTTTTTCAATTTGCTGAAATTACTCAGTCTTTGTTCCAGGATGAATATCACTTTTACAGATCTGATTCACTTCATGATGTTTACGATGAACCAAACAAAAGTGTCAGAATTCCTTCTATTGGGTTTCGGAAACCTTCACAATTTGAATATTATATTCTTCATTCTATTCTTGACCCTCTATATTTTTACAGTTATTGGAAATGTTCTTATCATCACCCTAGTTTCCACCAACGTCCATCTCCAGTCTCCCATGTATTACTTCCTTTGTCATCTTTCCTGTTCAGACATTGTGCTATCCACCACTATTGTTCCCAACATGCTCTGCgctcttcttctaggagggaaaaCAATGAGTTATGTCGGCTGCATCTCCCAGTTGTATTTTTACAGTGGTACAATTATTACTGAATGTTATCTGCTTTCGGTGATGTCCTATGACCGATTCCTGGCCATCTGTAACCCCCTAAGATATTCCAGCATCATGGACTGTAAGCTTCGTATTGGTCTGTCACTATGGACATGGTTGCTTGGTCTTACTCTTAACCTTAACGGAGTCTTGCCTGTAGCAAACTTTAATTTTTGCCATGACAATATCATTGACCATTTCTACTGTGAAGTTTCTCCTCTCCAGAAGCTTTCTTGCTCGGATACGTCTCTTTTAGTAATGAAGGCATTTCTTTTTTCTCTGCCGCTGTTTATTGTTCCATGTGGTTTTATCATTGTAACCTATGTATATATCTTCCTCACCATAATGAAGATCCCGTCCACATCCGGCAAACAAAAAACCTTTTCTACCTGCAGTTCTC is from Dendropsophus ebraccatus isolate aDenEbr1 chromosome 14, aDenEbr1.pat, whole genome shotgun sequence and encodes:
- the LOC138771808 gene encoding olfactory receptor 11L1-like; this translates as MFTMNQTKVSEFLLLGFGNLHNLNIIFFILFLTLYIFTVIGNVLIITLVSTNVHLQSPMYYFLCHLSCSDIVLSTTIVPNMLCALLLGGKTMSYVGCISQLYFYSGTIITECYLLSVMSYDRFLAICNPLRYSSIMDCKLRIGLSLWTWLLGLTLNLNGVLPVANFNFCHDNIIDHFYCEVSPLQKLSCSDTSLLVMKAFLFSLPLFIVPCGFIIVTYVYIFLTIMKIPSTSGKQKTFSTCSSHLIVVGTFYGTLIAKYMIPSTEHSLLINKIVSLLHTVFTPLFNPIIYSFRNQDIKMALKKNF